Below is a window of Impatiens glandulifera chromosome 2, dImpGla2.1, whole genome shotgun sequence DNA.
aaaccgtagttaataccttgtttttaactgtggtatataaaatcgcctttaaaagtcttacatttaactacggtatataaaaccgcatttaaaagtcttacatttaactgtggtatataaaaaccgtagttaaaagtcttatctttaacTGCGGGTttttataccgtagttaaagtcTTATCTCTAACTGtgcttttttgttttttatacctCAGTTAAAATCTTACGTTTAATTGCGTTATATAGATCCACATTTAAaagtcttatattattataaatcataaaaaaaataataataaatttttatttttattttttaaaaaattaattgaaataaatttcaaaagagaatattagataagttaattaaaatatatatacttgtaaaatattattttatcagttCAATAAACATATCTTACATGAattaacaatgaaaaaaaacgaaataataaaatattatattgagacttcatatttatatatagttttatatctTATCCActtgatttagtttataaataattcctaaaataatattaaatcttatacaatttatctctctcataattaatgacttattaaataatagactaatttattactaattacttttataaaataatatatatatatatatatattaagataaaatatttattattttttaacctttataatttagtatgcactattatattttttaattcaaataaattttaaaaatatagaaaactagttttttttatttacattattaaaatatgtttaatgaagatttgatattgtcaagactatttttttataattaatggagataatttgttatcaaatatttatttagaatttttgttgtattattttttaaacttatattctaattaaattcataaaataatgtaataaatatatatatatatatatatatatatatatatatatatattaacaaatattaagacTTTTAAACCTAGTTACAAAGttagtatatttattaattaaaatgaaatattgaaaatatatattatatatatatatatatatatatatatatatatatatatatatatatattatatacaataaagatgaaagagaatgatttcaagttgaaaatatgaaagaatgtaaggaaataaaaaatagaagagacaaagttatttaattttttcaatcaattaacACGTTATTCCTTTCCCTGAATTTCCTCCCAATCCTCTctcgtatgtatatataatttttttttttataaaagtaagttaaaaataaatattaatttaattttaaaaagctaAATAGGATTATTTTTATGCATTatcttagaaatttaatttaaatataagtttaaagaagttactttgtcaataattatatataattataaattaaaatattaacctattatatcgattaaatttaaattaaatttagtttcataattttatatacatttagtttataaataatactaaaaataatattaaatcttattaatatttttttctttcactaatttaatagactaattcatcactaattattttataaaataaaattcaaaataataaaaaaatctagtttataagtttatatttatatataacaaatctTATACAAAGTAATTTGTTATGTGAATcacaattatataaagattttaaataatcacaattatataaagattttaaatatttttttatttaagattagttaacgtaattatcacaattaatgataaataatttaatcacatttacaaatattatatctaaatttcaaataatatatatatatatatatatatatatatatatatatatatattatatttattttaattgaagataaacattttatcattttaatcaaaatttatatttaaattatgtcttttataaaataatatataaatatatattaagataaactatttatcatttttgtataaacctttatataatttggtattcactattatctttttaattgaaataaattctaaaatatgaataattagtcatttttatttcatttagatttttaaaatatgtttaatggagatttgatattgtcaagattattttttttattgattaatggagataaattgttatcaattatttacttagcattttgttgtactatttttttaacttatattttaattaaattcttaaaataatataataaatatatatatactaattaacattattaagactttaaaccgtaatgaaattagttataaccactaatatatttattattataaaatatatatagtgattgattcaagaaattatatattattataaattttaatattaaactattatatcgataaaaaaaaattagtttcataattttatatatatttagtttataaataatgctaaaaataatattaaatcttgttaatatttaatcactaattaaataataaattaactaatagactaattcatctcaaattaattcataaaattaaattttaactaataacaaaagtctaatttataactttatatttatatatataataaacgtCATAAAAACTAGGTAATTTGTACCGTTCATcacaattacataaatatttttaatttttttattttagattaattttatattaaataatttaatcatatttacaaataatatatctaaatttcaaataatataatatatatatatatatatataatattcatatattttaattgaagataaactctctatcattttagtcaaaatttatatctaaattacttttagaaaattatatatatatatatatatatatatatataattttaaaataaactcttttatcatttttgtgtaaacttttataatttgatatatatattatgataaactctttatcaaataaattttaaaaatatggaagactagtcatttttatctcatttacatcctaaaatattttaatgaagatttgatcatttcaatgactattttcttattgattaatggagataaattgtcatcaattatttatttagtatttttgttatatttgtttttgaatttagtttaaactaaaggtatttgaaattgtaatttgtttaattattaataatttttttttgtattttaatttataaattataaaataaaataaaaatatttttggtttttaattgatgaaaattaaaaaaaaataaaaactaattaagaaagtgtgtgaaagtatttttttttctaatttatgtttagataaatatttaggaTTGTAAATAATCTGGTAatcataagtaataataaatgcgacgaaaaaatataaactttttagtacgagaatataaatatttttttataaaaaattattgtttataaaatttataattatatatcaattttaattaatattagtgtttattttttataatatttgtattttataaaataaaataaaatttgtaatttttaaatatgaataaaaaaatataagaatttaattaaaaaatgaaatgcatacaatatctttgaattatataatatgtaaatttataaatataattgagaattattgtatttaatattatgttatttttaattatataaaacaataaaaatattaagaaattaagggttATTTATTCCACTTCACTCAGTCTTCCATTTTCTTCTCCACGATTTCACATTCCTCTTTTTGTGAAACTTCAACCTACTGTAGTTGATCTAGCACTATCTAAATTCCTATTCTCTTTTGCGCATTATTTACATTCCCTATTATTTTCTAGCGCTTACTcgtacatttgaagaagatttttgcATTGCTTCATTTGGCTCcgtacatttgaagaagatttctaCATTGTAAGTACTCCATCTtgtagataatgattatttgtaagtttgtaAAGATGCATTTTTTAAGTTGTGTTATGGTGTATTAACAGAAGCATGAAAGAAATTTGgtcattgaatataattaactttatttatgaattttaggttATCAAAATGTGGTTGTCattgatataaatttgaaaaaactaatgaatgttctaaattcatttcctcattttcttcatgattttatttaagtgaCAGTGATCTCTTTTGGAACAAGGACGTCCAAGACGTCCAATTTAAGACAATGACAAATAGAACAATGACAAATAGATGgaacaataaaatttctttgaGGGAAATTTGTAGCGCCACATTAGCATGTTAGTATGAATTCTCTCttccaattaatttatcaaatgtaatttatatcaatttatttaatataggaaatattttacttagtttttgcttgttaaaagagagtaaaaaagtgtaatttgttactaattgataaatttgtatttgaatctCTTATAGGTCAAGAGaaggaagaaaatgaagaggaagaaggaagaaaatgaagaagaaaaggaagagagagaaggaagaaagaaaatgaagaagaaaaagaagagggagaaggaagaaaagttatttcaaaaaattttggaatttgatcatttttattgatataataatgtttattttgtatgactttaaatactatataattatattttgatgtaattatatttgtatataattatatttttaggtaatattataatataaaaatgaagtgttaattatataatattattttgaatgatttttattgttgccAATTGACTATTAACTACACTTATAACTATcagttatttttaaactctaattagTAATTAGAGACAATTATTTGTGGCAAAAATATCGTATTTATATATAGCCAACtaactattaactacggtttttgtACCGCCTTTATAGCCACTATTAACTGCAGTTTTTAAACCACAGTTAGAAACTATTAATTGCGGTGAAAATCCCGCctttataagtaaataatttaCTACGGTTTTAGGAACCGCAGCtagagactattaactgcggtcttataaaccgcagttaaaagcTAGTATctgcggtaaatttaccgcCCTTAATTGTCAAAATCTCTTTAACGGCAGAACTATTAACGACGGTTGACTACGGTAATTTTACCGCCGTAATTGTCTTTTAGCAGCGGTAAATTATACAATAACGGCGGTAAAAACCGcccttaaatgttacttttttactagtgcccattgcctgattttaccaactgcctttctgtTCATCTTCTTCCAATCTGCATCTGTCATTGCCTCTGGTTttcctttatcacccaaaatagtgtcttcataatcataattacacaataagtcctccatccgtgacttccagattgtgtaattggtagctgtgagtttgatcattgttccattactactcaacgattcttccatttgaattatacaagaatcaccaccaaacgaactcagctctgataccacttgttggagaaatcgaataatagcatcTGTTTaacaattcagaaataaacaagctacaacaaggcataacaattctttttctcttttgtgtaatcaaataggcagccaaaacaatttagcatcaaacaatcaaacaatcaaagaaacagagagcaggacaccaagattttacgtggaaaacccaaattaggtaaaaaccacgggacacttcggccacttaaatcatccactatatcaaatgggtatacaatgtagttcaatacaagcctagaggtaatctaacagaatttatcaattgacctcatcctaacttgtcattcacatacctattcatcatcactaaagatggctaaccaaatggagaataaatataaaggaaatcagaagaataACCTGCTACTGCAATGGAGGAAttgttgcttcaatggaggaagaactgctgaaagagagagagaaaaacaaccTGAAAAactgttgtgttttttttctcttaattaaatatgccctaatgggctttattaatttgttaggcccaactgccaaatgagctgacccaacaattaatatcaaataatctcaaaagggcagaaaataatatttaaatattttatgggtatttcctaaacaaatattttggctaaagccccgtttggaatttacttttaaatttcaacacttttctaatattttttagggtttttactcagttttatatcaacgcaatcgcaAGTACGCcaatttaaataacaattatttacgtaatttaAACTATCATTGTTTAGGACCATGAACTACCAAtccaagaaaataaatgttataaatatcttataatagcCTGAccttgtttattttaaatttaaaaccgTTATTCGACGGGCACAAAGGACATAACGCGAAAGCCTTTTCTCGGGCGTAACTAAAATTCGAACCTTTTATAGAAATTCTTGtttaaaatacgtttgtacacgtatatcttttttttactgatttttctaaaatcatttgacgattctgttttaaaataaataatcttttaaattagttatatttaattaatttaaaccgagtTTTAACCCAAATTGTTATTTGATCCcgagattattaaaatttgaataaaattaattatttataattaattttcaaaagctccatgtatttttaaaaatcatttaaaataatatttcattttaaaacaaaaattgtcTGGCACGCAAACCAATATTGAAGTGCATCGAATCTCGAGTGACTTTGCGATATTCCCCGTATTGTCACGCGTCGTCCAGACACGTGCTAATCTACAGAGGGAGCGATTCCTGGGAttacaaacataataaaatatttattcaaatagaTAAGTTTAataagatatattataataattagttttttttaaaaaaaaattaaaatataacttaattttttttctaatatataattttagaattcaaatatatttatatatattaaataaaatttaattttttattaaataaattaatatgtattaaagtttactctaaattatttaatagttaattaattagattaaaatattaattattttaatttattaaaaaacttatatattttataagaaatttaattttaaaattttgctcaacatatttataacaaattaatttttataatttaatttaatatttaaattcccAATGggtttttccattttattaagaatatttttattttttattgatgttTTCTTACCATGAAAATGTttatttccttaaaaaaaattaaaaaaaaaattgatggttcttgaaattattaatatttggaAATGATCTTCATAAAACAAACTcttaatacaataaaaatttCCAGATTACTAAAACTACGTCCCGCCCAAACAACCGATTTGGTTCTTCTATATTATCTTTCTCTCAGCCTTGAGGCCTTAATCAATTCTCTGATCTTCATTTTGCTTTTGCCATCCTTCTCTTTCCTTATCCCCAACcgaaaccctaaccctagctCCCCTTCCCTGCAGGTATTCTTCCAATTCGCCCCCCCAAAGCGCGATTCTTTGATTTATTACTTGCTGATTCATCCTTTTCCTGCAGCGTTCGTGATGAAAGGAGGCAAATCAAAGGTCCAGTCCAACAAGGCCGATTCCAAGTGAGTTTTATTGAgtagaatttaatttaatttgtagttATGCCTGAAATCGCGTACGATCGGTggtgattaatatatattattgctaAAGGCGCTTCATTTTAACGATTTCTTTATGTGCGTGTCACCGTTTTAGGCTAGCGGTGAAGAAAGGAGCTGTTAAGGGCGGTGGTAAAAAATCAGCCAAGGCAGAGAAAGACCCTAACAAACCCAAAAGGCCTCCTAGTGCTTTCTTCGTTTTCATGTACGCTTTTTATCGATTTCTTCTGTTCGATTTAGAAGTTGTTACACTGTTAGAGTATGAATTCCATATGTTTGTTATCTTTTGTTGTGATCATCTGACATGATTTTTGTTTCTTTCGATTTGAAGGGAAGAGTTCAGACAAGAATATAAGGAAAAACATCCAAAAAACAAATCAGTTTCTGTTGTAAGTACATTATGGGATTCTACCTTATTCATGTTATTTCTTATGATTGATATctgatatatggtttataagaACTTGTCGTATTCATATGTATGTAAGTGATTTAATTTAGGTTTGGgctttgtttgatcttgggttatatGAGAATAATCAATAGATTATCTGCAAATAATCCTGTTAGATGTATCTGATAGAACTTGAATTAGAATTAGGTATAAAAACTTTTGAATTACAGATTACAATAGTGAAGAAGAAACTAGAATTCGTGAGATGAGAAGAGGAACGAGTTCTTAACACATTAAGAGCATTATAAGAATCTGGAGATGAGAAAGGAAGAATCCCTAGGTGAGAAGAAGAAACCACTAGATGAGAAAAGAGAGATTTCCGCTAAACATTTCACACCTAACTTTGGCTCCATCATGCCTTATTTATCGTAAACTATTAATCAACTTCTTATTATGGAAATAACTGTTAACTGAAACCCCTCTTGTATCAGTATACTTTTATAAATTCCATTTTTAGGTTAATTGACCATTTTACTCTTTAGATTTAATGATAGCCAAATTTAGAATGCATCATAAATCACGTTTAAagaaaatagagggtattttgatatgttggttgatgatttgaataatgTGATTCATGAAGTGGCGGTTTATTAgataatctcaaataatccaCTATCCAACAAGCCCTTGAAGAATATTCCTAGATGATATTCACATATTTCATAGCTTCAATTAAAATTCTAAGTGACAAAAACACCATTTGCTTGTTGGCTTGTGTTAATTACTTCACTTTGTAGGTTGGGAAAGCTGCTGGGGTGAAATGGAAATCACTGTCTAATGACGTAAGTTGAATTACTATTACGATTAGCCAATTATTGGTTATCACTTTCAGTTGACGATCATATCAAACAATGAGCGTATTTGGAATCTCAAACTTTATCACAATCTTTGGCAACAGAATCACAATTTGCATTTTCTAaattgaatttgtatttttttcggTTTTGTGTAAGACTGTTTTCTCAATCATGATCCCCATATTATAAtgtgatttgtttcattttttacaAAGATGGTTTATTGGAAGATTCTTGTGTAATTTTTGGTTCTATTTTCTAGGTCATGTTCTAGATTATTTTctaaatgattattattttaacaaacgGTTTGGTATGCAATTTGATAACAAATAGGCTAATATATATGCAACTGATATAGTTTTGTGTTATTTAGGAGAAATCACCCTATATGGAAACATCAGAGAAGCGTAAGGAAGACTATGAGAAACGCATGGATGACTACAACAAAAAGATGGTAGTTATTCCTCCTTTGGTTGTTTTTAAGTTTAATGAATTTAGCCTTGTTTACAGACTTACAATAATAACTCATTGATCAAAATTCAGGCTGGTGCTTCTgctgttgaagaagaagaggaagtagtagaagaagaagaagacaaaaaGGCTGATCAAGTTAACGATGAGGCtgaagaagacgatgatgaaGGCAGTGAAGAGGTATGTTATAAATTGCGGTAAAGTTGATTCCACTTCGATTGGATGAATCTTCATtcaatgttatttatttttattgtgttGTTGGGTTTTTGCAGGAGGAAGATGATGACTAGAATTTAAAAGGCAGAAAATTATGAATGTTGTAGTTCTTTTGTGTAGTTCATAGTTTACAGTTTACAAAGACTGGTcttgttactttttttttgtagCTAAGGAAGATAAGTAGTTagttttaaatgtaatttaagtTATCTTTTGTACCCAAACATGACTTTAAGTTTGATCTAATAATAAATTCTTACTATATTCTACCAAGCTTTCTTATATAAGTTAATAGTTGAATTTCAGACAATTGTGTGTTCATTTCAGTTTAagattttctttttatcttaaCTTTGTTAATGTCCAATTACTTTACATGTCAAAATCTTTTGCAACTGTTTTCTTTTTGTTGCAATTCACTCTATTGCTTGTTCAAATTTGATGGGTGCCATTTTAGGGTTTTTTTGTCCACTTTACTAAAAACCCTTGTCATTATATTGGCTTAtgaggaattttttttttgcatgaGAAATTGTTAATGAAGTTTtggatatataaaaaaaagtttggtGTAAAATGTGTGGCATCTTGCTTCCaacataaattattatgaaatttgatAGCTATGAGATCTTGAAGAAAATGTTCAATGTTTGTTAAAATTAGGCTTATATTATGCAAGTTTTGTAACATGAATGTTAAAATTAAGATTTGaagtaattgttttttttaataaatcctAATGAAAAGTCCAAtcataaaattgtaaaaagattcaatttattaatacttAAAATTGTAAGAGACTATATCTGTAATTGgtaaaatgactaaaattttgttaaagtaACAAGAAGGTAAATGCGGTGCGACGCATCTTTTTTATCCTAAATATGTTCAATTTCGTTGTGAACTCTAGAAAGATTGCCAACTTTTGCAATGACATTAAAAACCGCTCACAAATGAACTATATATTTGCTAAAAGTTTAAACTCATTAtctattacataaatattatatagtaGATAATGAAATTTTcctttcataaattataaacttaatagGGATGGTATCTCAATTCACAAAAGATTTTCTTATTTCATAACCTACCATACATATTAGGTTGAGTTACGATCATTTTCTGTTTTACGAGTAAACACTAATCTCATCCTCTTTCAATGCTAACTTCTTGCTTAGTGACAAAATTTATAAAGAcatccaataataataataaacaagttTTCATAGTCtacttaaaatttgaaattttccaACAAAAAATATTGTTGAGTTTCATTAATCATTATCTTTTAACCGAGAGTATtaactattttcaaatatttattcgTGTAATAATctctatttgaaaattataattatatagtcAATTCAACTCGAAAATCTCTATTAAATCTACACgaatacatataattatatagtcaACTCAACTTGAAACACATTTAAGCGACACATAATTTGATCTACACGAATGCATTCAAGCCgacaaatttaatcaaaattatttagaacatGTAGTTTATAACTTGCAACTAATATGTTGCTCCAAAGATAACATAGACGTATCATCTCATGTCACTAGTACAATAAATCTTTATAAACCTTTGGTTAAGTCTAGATAAATGAAGCATATTAtcacaaatttaaacaattttattttaaaatatatacatttaattttgaatcGCATGGCACATACCAACATTATTAATAAGttgattaactttttttatcaaCATGTGCAAATCTTTTATCTTCTTGAGAGTTACTtccataaaaaatcaaatcCCCAAATTAAAGtcctaatatttttttggatctTGTAATGACTGCAAAAATTactaatttgaattcaaatgggATCGAAAAACCTAATAATTCAGAttgcaattaaaattatttacttcTACAAACATCACATCTATTAGAAGTTTGGATCACttcttaaaattcaaataaaagttatgaaaatttgtaagataaactgaaaatgaatatatgaatatattttataaatttaaatgatatttctaaATGAAAGTCAATTAGTTTGaatctattttaaaatgaatattttatcaCAATCTCAGTAAATAATTGCCGATCCCAATAAAAACGggcaaaattaaaaatgaatttttatttgtttgctatatgattatttatatatatttttacttcattttgaTATAAAGAGATTATAATTCAGACTATAATGTAATTTacttatatttgtataaaattattatctatgatctaaattattttctacattattaaataaacataaacaaaagctcaattggttaaaaaaatgttaatttatttaatttttaaatattttattgggaTATTGAGTCCCAACAACTTGGTGTAAAAatgtgaaattatttttattgccctaggttaatttaaaaaattgataaaagaaattgtttttaattaaatttaacccataatcaaataaaaaaacttaatttttatctcAAACCACTCTGCTACAAactattttgtttaaatatacaataaatttaactaattatctttgtttttattatatatgttgtCTAATTCGAGGGCTTACCTCGTAACTCTGATGTTGAgtatgattatttgaaaaacgaTATCAAAATTTATGAAACAAGGGATGTAGAGTAATATATGGTTATGGTTGATAATCTTCCCTTGTTGAATGTTCTAAGGTAGAAGAGGTTACTCCTAATGAAGTTCAAGAAGATGCAAGTGTTATGATCGAGTGGGTCGAAAGAATGTTGCACATAATAAGTCAGCAACGTTGAATTTGTGATCGCGATGAATTAGGATAACGCATATATAATTCATAGAGATGAAAAGCCATTACTAAAAGCAGGAACAGTTGTGACttgaagatgaaaaaaaaaaaccgaGAACGTGGAAAGTAAGGGCAAAATCGGTTCAATTGGTAAGttcatttacaaaatttatatcaaaaccGTTaacgtcattttattaaatttcaaactgCTGGTTTTTCGGTTCAAATATCAGTTTAGTCAATTTAATCGGTTTGATccattaacaaatttattaaaatcaattattaaaaaagacCAATAAGAACATGTATCTATTATCATATAACAACTCGAATCGTTCAAACCTTCTCAGATGAAACACAAAAGTTACTTTATTTCCACATCCATGTAGCTTCCAATTCCAATTAGCTTTCAGTAAAActgtaaaaacaaaaatactctAATGGTTGCACACAAGAATCATCAGGGTTATTGAATTtcataaatgattaaaaatacgATTCATTTCTCTAGAACAAATGCAGTAATAATAATCA
It encodes the following:
- the LOC124926809 gene encoding HMG1/2-like protein encodes the protein MKGGKSKVQSNKADSKLAVKKGAVKGGGKKSAKAEKDPNKPKRPPSAFFVFMEEFRQEYKEKHPKNKSVSVVGKAAGVKWKSLSNDEKSPYMETSEKRKEDYEKRMDDYNKKMAGASAVEEEEEVVEEEEDKKADQVNDEAEEDDDEGSEEEEDDD